In one window of Candidatus Woesearchaeota archaeon DNA:
- a CDS encoding DUF2080 family transposase-associated protein, whose amino-acid sequence MRTLKIKNNELELKDEVETIFQKTVTKFGNGAKIDCLKKYVGKEVYVIIRKKN is encoded by the coding sequence ATGAGAACCTTAAAAATAAAAAACAATGAGTTAGAACTCAAAGATGAAGTAGAAACTATCTTCCAAAAGACTGTGACAAAATTTGGAAATGGCGCAAAAATCGATTGCTTGAAAAAATATGTTGGAAAAGAAGTTTATGTCATAATCAGAAAGAAGAATTAA
- a CDS encoding IS5 family transposase, with protein sequence MAKTKRWGDSYFDRRDWKKYNEQLIKRGEFFLDLDFIEKWEDELYQMNLGKIGAPYQFPNSLIELQGIWHAKSIPCRMIEGMTRRLADFGKVPNYNDYTTANRRINKLECQLVVPQGNSLTLFSDGTGLQVIESGEYLREKYGKKNRRWVQVIILGDPKSKEPVSFEVNLIQESELDSAKRQLADLRNKKVNIKCFGGDGSYDEIALWNQLVYNGIEPIIKPDKNAIVPSGSRERDKNVEERNLLGYDLWAREHQYGSRWLATEGIFSAVKRMFGEKIHARSERGIIQEAKIKFWAYQKMKRYAEA encoded by the coding sequence ATGGCAAAAACAAAACGATGGGGAGATAGTTATTTTGACAGACGTGATTGGAAAAAGTACAATGAACAGCTCATCAAGCGAGGCGAGTTCTTTTTAGATTTAGACTTCATTGAAAAATGGGAAGATGAATTATATCAAATGAATTTGGGGAAAATAGGAGCACCTTATCAATTTCCAAATTCTCTCATTGAGTTACAAGGAATCTGGCATGCAAAAAGTATTCCTTGTCGAATGATTGAAGGAATGACCAGAAGATTAGCTGATTTTGGGAAAGTTCCAAACTACAACGATTACACCACAGCTAATCGACGCATAAACAAGCTGGAATGTCAGCTTGTTGTGCCGCAAGGCAATAGCCTTACTTTATTTAGTGATGGAACTGGTTTGCAAGTGATAGAAAGTGGCGAATATCTACGTGAAAAATATGGTAAGAAAAACCGTCGCTGGGTACAAGTAATTATTTTGGGCGATCCAAAATCAAAAGAACCAGTGAGCTTTGAAGTTAATCTTATTCAAGAGTCTGAATTAGATTCGGCAAAGCGACAGCTTGCCGATTTACGAAATAAAAAAGTGAATATTAAATGCTTTGGTGGTGATGGTTCTTACGATGAGATTGCTCTTTGGAATCAACTGGTCTACAATGGAATTGAACCAATCATCAAGCCAGATAAAAATGCTATCGTTCCCTCCGGAAGTAGGGAACGAGATAAGAATGTAGAAGAACGAAATCTTTTAGGATATGATCTTTGGGCAAGAGAACATCAATATGGCTCTCGTTGGTTGGCGACAGAGGGGATATTTAGCGCAGTAAAGAGGATGTTTGGGGAGAAAATACATGCAAGATCAGAGAGGGGGATAATTCAAGAAGCGAAAATAAAATTCTGGGCGTATCAGAAGATGAAACGCTACGCTGAAGCGTAG